Part of the Polaribacter sp. Hel1_33_78 genome is shown below.
AAAAGCCAAAATCTTAGGATTTCAGCTTTTTTGTCGGGGTGGCAGGATTCGAATCCTGCGATCTTCACGCTTTTAGCGTGACGCGATTTCGTTCAAAAATCTTTTAGCACCTATTTTTTTTATTTTCCTTTCGAGCATTAATGCTTCAGATTTTGAATTCATTTCTATTTTATAAATGATGTTCCAATCCTTTGCTTTAGCAGTAAACCCTTTGTGATTGTAGAGATGTTCTTTCAGTCTGTCTTGTGCATTTTTGCTTGAGTATCCGACATAATACTTTTGTAATTGCTTAGAAAAAAGAATATAAACAGTGAACATTATTATAAAATAAGAAAAGCTAAAATCTTAGGATTTCAGCTTTTTTGTCGGGGTGGCAGGATTATAACTACCACTCTAATATCTTTAATTATCAATTAGTTACAAGTTGTTTCCTTTTTGAGGTAACCGAATAGGTAACTTTAATGATAAGAACTTTCGTTTTGAATTGCTTTGTACAAAAGTGGTGCAAATATAGAAACCTTATATATACAAAGCAACATAAATTTACGCAAATTTTATGATTTATGAAAGGAGTTTTATAACTAATTAATATACAGATTAATGATGTCAATTTCTATTCCAGAATATTCTGAAAATTCATTAATAGTAATAAATTGATGTGGCTTTTTATCCAAGTATTCTTTGATATCATTCAGTAACTTACGTCCATACCTTTCACTACGCCCTGTGATGCGCTGAATGTCTTTTGGATAAATACAAGCTCTCTTGTGATTCATTATACTTTATCTATGCTTTATCAATACTTAAAACAGACTTAATACTTTTATGATGATGTTGATAATGCGTTGTTAAAATGTTGACAACACGAAAGTGTTATCAATATTTTAATGACATTTTTGGTGTTATCGGAACGAACACCCAAAAACGGAATTTGATTTTTTTATTACAGCCATAAAGTTACGTGATTTGAAATATTAATCATAAAAAAAGTAAAAATTATGGCAAAACAAACAGGAATTATTAAACTAAAAGGAACTATCGGAGGTATTTCTTTTTACAAAACAAGTGATGGACACCTCGCTCGCGAAAAAGGAGGTGTAGACAAAAGTAGAATTCAAAATGATCCTGCGTTTCAAAGAACACGTGAAAACGGCTCTGAATTTGGAAGAGCTGGAAAAGGAGGTAAAGTATTACGAAATGCAATTCGTGTGCTTTTGCAAAATGCAAAAGACAAAAGAGTGGTTTCTCGTTTGACAAAAATTTTAGTAGCTGTTACTAAAACCGATATTGTTAATGAAAGAGGTGCTAGAACTTTACAAGATGGTAATTTAAACCTTTTAGAGGCGTTTGAATTTAATTTGAATGGAAAATTAGGTGCAACTTTATTCGCTCCATTTACAAAAGCATTTGATAGAGTTTCTGGAGATGCAACTTTAAATTTAGCTGCTTTTTCTCCAACTGTTAGAATTGCAGCTCCTGCAGGAACAACGCATTTTAAAATTGTAATGGGTGCTTCAGAATTAGATTTTGTAAATGAAACTTCAACTTTTGAAAATGACGAAACTGCAATTTTACCTTATACTGTTGCAAATACAGCTGTAATTGCTTTGACAGCTTCAATAACTCCAAATTCTACCTTACCTGTAGTACAAGTGTTAGGAGTTGAATTTTACCAGGAGGTAAATGGACAAATGTATTCTTTGAAAAATGGCACTTACAATGCATTGTCTGTTACCATTATTGACAAACCTTAAAAATGGAGTTAATTCTTCATAGAAGTTATTTTGAAGAGGGTACCAATGGTACTCTCTTTACTTCAAATAAATTTCTTTGCCATACTATTGAATTGCCCTGGATAAATAATACTCGAAATATTTCCTGCATACCAGAAGGAAAATATAAAATTATTCCTCGCTTTTCTAAAAAGTTTAAACATCATTTGATATTAAAAAATGTAGCCAACAGAAGCTTTATTTTATTTCATCCTGCAAATGATGCAAAAAGAGATTTAGAGGGTTGTATTGCTCCAGTAACTTATTTAAGTGGTGTTGGAAAAGGGATTCACTCAAGGGATGCAATGCAAAAATTACTGTCTTTGGTTTATCAAGCTAAAGACCGAAAGGAAAAAATAATATTAATCGTTAAATCACAGAATTATGAAAATTATAGAACGTTATAAAAAACCTACTCCAAAATTTTTTAGAGTATTAAGAAATATTGGCATTGCATTAGCTACAGCAGGTGGAGCAATTATTGCAGCTCCTATTGCTAAACCAGCAACTATTGTAACCATTGCTACTTATATGACAGTTGCAGGAACTGTGGCAACTGCAGTAAGTCAAGCTGTAGTTTCTGATAATAAGGAAAAGGAAGGATCTGTAACAACTCAAAAAAATAAGTAATATGAGTTTTCAAGCCTCACATCCTAATTTAAGTGTTGGTGTTTTGGGCGGAACATTTTTATCAGCAATTACTCATATTGGTTCAGAAGATATTATTACAACGATTGTATTAGCTACTTTGGGAGCAATCGTTAGTTTTATTGCTTCAATTATGATGAAACACTTCGTAAAAACCATTAAAAAACAACGCAAAAAATAATATCAAAAATTAGTATCAGAAAAGGACATTTATATTTTAAGTGTCCTTTTTTATTTGCTCTACATTATTTTTTACTTAACGAAATGAGACAAACAAAGAATTTTGATAAAGAAACTAAATGAATTTAGCAGAATTTTTGTGCAGATGAATGAGATAAGGAAAAAATGTCAACGAATATTATCGTTTTTAAAGATTGAGAAACAGAGGTGGGTTTGAGCGTGGAGTTTCTCAATCTTTAAAAATGTTAGCCCAATGGCGATTGAATGGAAATTATTAAAGACGAAGTACGTAGTGCGCTGGCAGAAGCGAGAATAAGTGTGTATTTTTTTATTTGTTCTGTACTATTTTTCTGATTGTTTTTGTAAAAAGTGAATGCCTCGAAAAATGTGTTTATTGTATCTAAATTTCTATGGATACTAAATTGTTTTTAAACTTGGATTAGCATTTGCTTTTGTGAAAACAATATTATCCAATTCCCCTACAAATAAAAAAATATATTCTTATTGGCTTTTTCTTGATTTTATAGGTGCTTTACAATTTCTTTTATAAACTGAAATTTCAATAATTTTATCAATGTTAATTTCAAACTACCAACAAGCACTTATATAAACAATGCATAAAAAAGAATTGTTATTTAAATATCTAAACTTCATTATTACTATCCTATGTGAGCGTTGGATGAGCGGCTATTTTACATAATGGCGTTATAGACCCTGGAGTTTTTAAGGAAGAGGGCTATAACTGCGCATTATGTAAAGATAGCTTTGGGGAGTTTTGTGTTTTATGAAATAATAAAAACACGTTGATTTTTAGAGTTGTGAATGAGTTTGCGAATGAAACAAGCTCTAAAATGCAACTACCTATAGAGTTTTAAAACGCTAAACTTGCATTGGCGCG
Proteins encoded:
- a CDS encoding GIY-YIG nuclease family protein yields the protein MFTVYILFSKQLQKYYVGYSSKNAQDRLKEHLYNHKGFTAKAKDWNIIYKIEMNSKSEALMLERKIKKIGAKRFLNEIASR
- a CDS encoding DUF5675 family protein; the protein is MELILHRSYFEEGTNGTLFTSNKFLCHTIELPWINNTRNISCIPEGKYKIIPRFSKKFKHHLILKNVANRSFILFHPANDAKRDLEGCIAPVTYLSGVGKGIHSRDAMQKLLSLVYQAKDRKEKIILIVKSQNYENYRTL